A single genomic interval of Amblyomma americanum isolate KBUSLIRL-KWMA chromosome 11, ASM5285725v1, whole genome shotgun sequence harbors:
- the LOC144110370 gene encoding synergin gamma-like isoform X2: MASKQGSKQPLSALEKKMMECSNLFEQSRGSSFAKPRLSASGAAKHTYASGFNMPRPPQQAAHAPQATPPGRLPVWCQRGDVPSLYRDLERQVTGPAGINGALVCSLLLSSGLSRPALGRIWDLCSRTVPGSFTQPELYASLALVALAQAGHPPELELLSRLPQPPVPMFAQPINNVSTAPAASLPQAWPNQMSPSPSPPALQQPSATCCQTFQASTNLFPSSPSSRPLQAAPPTSSVSAVTVVSSAAKPMQVVCASPVPSATLVSSAPATFVSSVPAAPFVSSIPAMTFASPVPAATAAPPTGSLPAAHAVPKLGAAVPSIPSVLPVTSSRPSVTFMSVPTPAVPRGLPAPLSCGLVGASGECGGALGNGGVFASSVPSLMNHGCPMPTTFSSGSGDFDDEFGDFKSAPEQSHLQQPLATDSVSTQVKPLPLGNLSKVTTSQPPLIEPTFAHDPRKANSLPDSPKLGPSKIAAVNAHNFQLSQQRNNICESPKMPKTFNFGLKIDLDSLMSLKPPVSQAAPVTNNVPVPEPPTAVDDDFADFQAAFPEASKPSVPTEDRYSVFKELCDDGLSLWSVTDAPTSDSKDANLSADVVDTGGHTVETWHNPLPELDVKADEEDFGDFCHVQVVPPPAPATPDKRANMFGGLLYNPGPFSSQSNDTISLGDGLSVNSLEFGAREGSLSSRHGSVLSLDFRLGNSDDDESASARTGCSDDARVAATADSQEEASEAATSSDTTSDTQPEGAASVSEQPVLLLDKYSVIRGINQDAPVGEAACIDSWTRCLESVRELIMEAESVFNREASSQICREALDTEEGTSYIHNLAEVYKVCQRIALSSRLTGLQSENLDKLCSEVQATWEQLTSYLENSCLFTMKIPPAEDAKWLPGADESAKSCGVCLLHVDNPEIASSKLSYSGREYHSPCANLWVNCVNSLLPAVTPVQLL; encoded by the exons ATGGccagcaagcaaggaagcaaacAACCCCTGAGCG CACTCGAGAAGAAAATGATGGAGTGCTCGAACCTGTTTGAGCAAAGCCGAGGCTCCAGCTTTGCCAAGCCGCGGCTCAGTGCTTCCGGCGCCGCAAAGCACACCTACGCGTCTGGCTTCAACATGCCGCGACCGCCGCAGCAAGCTGCACATGCTCCAC AAGCGACGCCTCCTGGCCGACTCCCTGTGTGGTGCCAGCGAGGGGACGTGCCCTCCCTGTACCGAGACCTGGAGCGGCAGGTGACCGGCCCTGCCGGCATCAACGGTGCTCTGGTCTGCTCACTACTGCTGTCGTCGGGGCTATCGCGGCCTGCCCTGGGCCGCATCTGGGACCTGTGCAGCCGAACCGTGCCGGGTTCGTTCACCCAGCCAGAGCTGTACGCGTCCCTCGCTCTGGTCGCTCTCGCTCAG GCCGGCCACCCCCCTGAGCTGGAGCTGCTATCCCGGTTACCGCAGCCTCCAGTCCCCATGTTTGCCCAGCCCATCAACAACGTTTCCACTGCTCCAGCAGCATCGTTGCCCCAGGCGTGGCCCAACCAGATGTCGCCGTCCCCTTCCCCACCGGCCCTGCAGCAGCCCTCGGCGACTTGCTGCCAGACATTCCAAGCTTCGACCAACCTGTTCCCATCGTCCCCTAGCTCAAGACCTCTTCAAGCAGCGCCCCCTACGTCATCCGTCTCTGCCGTGACAGTTGTGTCATCTGCGGCGAAACCAATGCAAGTGGTGTGTGCGTCGCCTGTTCCTTCCGCAACGCTCGTGTCATCTGCTCCTGCTACTTTTGTGTCCTCCGTTCCTGCTGCACCATTTGTGTCGTCCATTCCTGCAATGACATTCGCGTCCCCGGTTCCCGCAGCGACGGCAGCGCCACCTACCGGCTCATTGCCAGCTGCGCACGCCGTCCCGAAACTGGGGGCAGCAGTGCCCTCCATCCCTTCGGTGCTCCCTGTGACGTCGTCACGTCCTTCGGTGACGTTTATGTCTGTGCCGACTCCTGCTGTGCCCAGGGGGTTACCCGCCCCTCTCAGCTGTGGCTTGGTTGGTGCATCCGGCGAGTGCGGTGGTGCTTTGGGAAATGGTGGTGTGTTTGCGTCCTCTGTACCGTCGCTCATGAACCACGGTTGCCCGATGCCTACTACGTTCTCAAGTGGTTCAG GAGACTTCGATGATGAATTCGGTGACTTCAAATCAGCACCAGAGCAAAGTCATCTCCAACAACCTCTTGCTACGGATAGTGTGTCAACTCAAGTAAAACCACTCCCGCTAGGCaacttgtcaaaagtcacgactAGCCAACCACCGCTTATTGAGCCCACCTTTGCACACGATCCTCGGAAAGCCAACTCCCTTCCCGACTCACCGAAGTTGGGACCTTCCAAGATTGCCGCTGTGAATGCACATAATTTCCAGCTCTCTCAGCAGCGGAACAATATCTGTGAAAGCCCAAAGATGCCAAAAACGTTCAACTTCGGCCTCAAGATTGACTTGGACTCTCTGATGTCTTTGAAGCCTCCGGTTTCTCAGGCAGCCCCTGTGACTAACAATGTCCCGGTGCCGGAGCCGCCAACGGCAGTTGACGACGATTTCGCTGACTTCCAAGCAGCGTTTCCTGAGGCTTCCAAGCCATCGGTGCCCACCGAGGATCGATACAGTGTGTTCAAAGAACTGTGCGATGACGGACTGTCGTTGTGGAGTGTGACAGATGCTCCGACGAGTGATTCGAAGGACGCAAATTTGAGTGCAGATGTCGTGGACACTG GCGGCCATACTGTCGAGACGTGGCACAACCCGCTCCCCGAACTTGACGTCAAGGCCGACGAGGAAGACTTCGGCGACTTTTGCCACGTCCAAGTCGTTCCTCCGCCAGCACCGGCGACTCCTGATAAGCGCGCCAACATGTTTGGTGGTCTCCTCTACAACCCTGGTCCTTTTTCATCGCAGTCCAATGACACCATCTCCCTAG GTGATGGGCTGTCTGTGAACAGCCTTGAATTTGGAGCCCGCGAAGGGTCGCTATCCAGCCGGCACGGTTCGGTGCTAAGCCTGGATTTCCGGCTAGGCAACAGCGATGACGATGAGTCCGCTTCAGCCAGGACAGGGTGCTCGGATGACGCAAGGGTGGCTGCCACCGCCGACAGTCAGGAGGAAGCGTCCGAGGCTGCCACCTCATCAG ACACAACGTCTGACACACAGCCCGAAGGTGCTGCCTCTGTGTCGGAGCAGCCGGTACTGCTGCTGGACAAGTACAGCGTTATCCGGGGCATAAACCAG GATGCACCTGTTGGCGAGGCAGCCTGCATTGACAGCTGGACGCGCTGCTTGGAGAGTGTGCGCGAGCTCATCATGGAGGCCGAGTCCGTCTTCAACCGAGAGGCAAGCAGTCAGATTTGCAGGGAGGCGCTCGACACTGAGGAAGGCACCAGCTACATCCACA ATTTGGCCGAGGTTTACAAGGTGTGCCAGCGCATAGCCCTCTCCTCTCGGCTGACGGGCCTGCAGTCTGAGAACCTGGACAAGCTCTGCTCCGAGGTGCAGGCCACCTGGGAGCAACTGACGTCATACCTCGAGAACTCGTGCCTCTTT ACGATGAAGATACCTCCTGCGGAAGACGCCAAGTGGCTACCTGGTGCTGACGAATCGGCCAAGTCATGTGGCGTCTGCCTGCTGCACGTTGACAATCCTGAAATCGCATCTTCCAAGCTGTCATACAGTGGCCGCGAGTACCACTCACCGTGTGCCAACCTGTGGGTGAACTGCGTCAACTCGCTGCTGCCTGCAGTGACACCAGTGCAACTGCTCTAA
- the LOC144110370 gene encoding synergin gamma-like isoform X1: MASKQGSKQPLSAVSHAALQSPFFSALEKKMMECSNLFEQSRGSSFAKPRLSASGAAKHTYASGFNMPRPPQQAAHAPQATPPGRLPVWCQRGDVPSLYRDLERQVTGPAGINGALVCSLLLSSGLSRPALGRIWDLCSRTVPGSFTQPELYASLALVALAQAGHPPELELLSRLPQPPVPMFAQPINNVSTAPAASLPQAWPNQMSPSPSPPALQQPSATCCQTFQASTNLFPSSPSSRPLQAAPPTSSVSAVTVVSSAAKPMQVVCASPVPSATLVSSAPATFVSSVPAAPFVSSIPAMTFASPVPAATAAPPTGSLPAAHAVPKLGAAVPSIPSVLPVTSSRPSVTFMSVPTPAVPRGLPAPLSCGLVGASGECGGALGNGGVFASSVPSLMNHGCPMPTTFSSGSGDFDDEFGDFKSAPEQSHLQQPLATDSVSTQVKPLPLGNLSKVTTSQPPLIEPTFAHDPRKANSLPDSPKLGPSKIAAVNAHNFQLSQQRNNICESPKMPKTFNFGLKIDLDSLMSLKPPVSQAAPVTNNVPVPEPPTAVDDDFADFQAAFPEASKPSVPTEDRYSVFKELCDDGLSLWSVTDAPTSDSKDANLSADVVDTGGHTVETWHNPLPELDVKADEEDFGDFCHVQVVPPPAPATPDKRANMFGGLLYNPGPFSSQSNDTISLGDGLSVNSLEFGAREGSLSSRHGSVLSLDFRLGNSDDDESASARTGCSDDARVAATADSQEEASEAATSSDTTSDTQPEGAASVSEQPVLLLDKYSVIRGINQDAPVGEAACIDSWTRCLESVRELIMEAESVFNREASSQICREALDTEEGTSYIHNLAEVYKVCQRIALSSRLTGLQSENLDKLCSEVQATWEQLTSYLENSCLFTMKIPPAEDAKWLPGADESAKSCGVCLLHVDNPEIASSKLSYSGREYHSPCANLWVNCVNSLLPAVTPVQLL, translated from the exons ATGGccagcaagcaaggaagcaaacAACCCCTGAGCG CTGTAAGCCACGCTGCTCTTCAAAGCCCCTTTTTTTCAGCACTCGAGAAGAAAATGATGGAGTGCTCGAACCTGTTTGAGCAAAGCCGAGGCTCCAGCTTTGCCAAGCCGCGGCTCAGTGCTTCCGGCGCCGCAAAGCACACCTACGCGTCTGGCTTCAACATGCCGCGACCGCCGCAGCAAGCTGCACATGCTCCAC AAGCGACGCCTCCTGGCCGACTCCCTGTGTGGTGCCAGCGAGGGGACGTGCCCTCCCTGTACCGAGACCTGGAGCGGCAGGTGACCGGCCCTGCCGGCATCAACGGTGCTCTGGTCTGCTCACTACTGCTGTCGTCGGGGCTATCGCGGCCTGCCCTGGGCCGCATCTGGGACCTGTGCAGCCGAACCGTGCCGGGTTCGTTCACCCAGCCAGAGCTGTACGCGTCCCTCGCTCTGGTCGCTCTCGCTCAG GCCGGCCACCCCCCTGAGCTGGAGCTGCTATCCCGGTTACCGCAGCCTCCAGTCCCCATGTTTGCCCAGCCCATCAACAACGTTTCCACTGCTCCAGCAGCATCGTTGCCCCAGGCGTGGCCCAACCAGATGTCGCCGTCCCCTTCCCCACCGGCCCTGCAGCAGCCCTCGGCGACTTGCTGCCAGACATTCCAAGCTTCGACCAACCTGTTCCCATCGTCCCCTAGCTCAAGACCTCTTCAAGCAGCGCCCCCTACGTCATCCGTCTCTGCCGTGACAGTTGTGTCATCTGCGGCGAAACCAATGCAAGTGGTGTGTGCGTCGCCTGTTCCTTCCGCAACGCTCGTGTCATCTGCTCCTGCTACTTTTGTGTCCTCCGTTCCTGCTGCACCATTTGTGTCGTCCATTCCTGCAATGACATTCGCGTCCCCGGTTCCCGCAGCGACGGCAGCGCCACCTACCGGCTCATTGCCAGCTGCGCACGCCGTCCCGAAACTGGGGGCAGCAGTGCCCTCCATCCCTTCGGTGCTCCCTGTGACGTCGTCACGTCCTTCGGTGACGTTTATGTCTGTGCCGACTCCTGCTGTGCCCAGGGGGTTACCCGCCCCTCTCAGCTGTGGCTTGGTTGGTGCATCCGGCGAGTGCGGTGGTGCTTTGGGAAATGGTGGTGTGTTTGCGTCCTCTGTACCGTCGCTCATGAACCACGGTTGCCCGATGCCTACTACGTTCTCAAGTGGTTCAG GAGACTTCGATGATGAATTCGGTGACTTCAAATCAGCACCAGAGCAAAGTCATCTCCAACAACCTCTTGCTACGGATAGTGTGTCAACTCAAGTAAAACCACTCCCGCTAGGCaacttgtcaaaagtcacgactAGCCAACCACCGCTTATTGAGCCCACCTTTGCACACGATCCTCGGAAAGCCAACTCCCTTCCCGACTCACCGAAGTTGGGACCTTCCAAGATTGCCGCTGTGAATGCACATAATTTCCAGCTCTCTCAGCAGCGGAACAATATCTGTGAAAGCCCAAAGATGCCAAAAACGTTCAACTTCGGCCTCAAGATTGACTTGGACTCTCTGATGTCTTTGAAGCCTCCGGTTTCTCAGGCAGCCCCTGTGACTAACAATGTCCCGGTGCCGGAGCCGCCAACGGCAGTTGACGACGATTTCGCTGACTTCCAAGCAGCGTTTCCTGAGGCTTCCAAGCCATCGGTGCCCACCGAGGATCGATACAGTGTGTTCAAAGAACTGTGCGATGACGGACTGTCGTTGTGGAGTGTGACAGATGCTCCGACGAGTGATTCGAAGGACGCAAATTTGAGTGCAGATGTCGTGGACACTG GCGGCCATACTGTCGAGACGTGGCACAACCCGCTCCCCGAACTTGACGTCAAGGCCGACGAGGAAGACTTCGGCGACTTTTGCCACGTCCAAGTCGTTCCTCCGCCAGCACCGGCGACTCCTGATAAGCGCGCCAACATGTTTGGTGGTCTCCTCTACAACCCTGGTCCTTTTTCATCGCAGTCCAATGACACCATCTCCCTAG GTGATGGGCTGTCTGTGAACAGCCTTGAATTTGGAGCCCGCGAAGGGTCGCTATCCAGCCGGCACGGTTCGGTGCTAAGCCTGGATTTCCGGCTAGGCAACAGCGATGACGATGAGTCCGCTTCAGCCAGGACAGGGTGCTCGGATGACGCAAGGGTGGCTGCCACCGCCGACAGTCAGGAGGAAGCGTCCGAGGCTGCCACCTCATCAG ACACAACGTCTGACACACAGCCCGAAGGTGCTGCCTCTGTGTCGGAGCAGCCGGTACTGCTGCTGGACAAGTACAGCGTTATCCGGGGCATAAACCAG GATGCACCTGTTGGCGAGGCAGCCTGCATTGACAGCTGGACGCGCTGCTTGGAGAGTGTGCGCGAGCTCATCATGGAGGCCGAGTCCGTCTTCAACCGAGAGGCAAGCAGTCAGATTTGCAGGGAGGCGCTCGACACTGAGGAAGGCACCAGCTACATCCACA ATTTGGCCGAGGTTTACAAGGTGTGCCAGCGCATAGCCCTCTCCTCTCGGCTGACGGGCCTGCAGTCTGAGAACCTGGACAAGCTCTGCTCCGAGGTGCAGGCCACCTGGGAGCAACTGACGTCATACCTCGAGAACTCGTGCCTCTTT ACGATGAAGATACCTCCTGCGGAAGACGCCAAGTGGCTACCTGGTGCTGACGAATCGGCCAAGTCATGTGGCGTCTGCCTGCTGCACGTTGACAATCCTGAAATCGCATCTTCCAAGCTGTCATACAGTGGCCGCGAGTACCACTCACCGTGTGCCAACCTGTGGGTGAACTGCGTCAACTCGCTGCTGCCTGCAGTGACACCAGTGCAACTGCTCTAA
- the LOC144110371 gene encoding uncharacterized protein LOC144110371, which produces MATSLAAPEPAKHAASPAELKSRTGRTVRAAIPFSPDVRLPVRTKKKTARKEPNTCKKCDVPIRGASRLLCAACLQSSLDVGYKEAQNNQAFEEEKAKYLDDAKAFAASLANGYDDPNAERLYCPEFRPQRGPCACIQKYLTGDGSDQKVRSLLQLLQEAKKLSQQKCYNWEEVKRGGKSHAVGMGNGQKHSESFEQFVNEHRPRLRELKMCERATQKILFYSNNFLHRYLKTEPSKGRRVQRTKGKAALGKLRSLDELAEDRCCQQRCAGLARRYATLVSQWRERSQLGQTENRRVLAEMLTPSGPNSTNCYKFISWVTGCSYTTIAKVSKQMLATGGDREPPPHKLKKFWDSKNGTQEEEIAAQNEAL; this is translated from the exons ATGGCTACATCGCTCGCGGCACCCGAACCGGCAAAGCATGCTGCAAGCCCTGCAGAGCTGAAAAGTAGAACTGGGAGAACGGTTCGGGCTGCGATACCATTTTCGCCAGACGTGAGACTGCCCGTGAGAACGAAGAAGAAAACAGCTCGCAAAGAGCCAAACACTTGTAAGAAGTGCGACGTCCCCATTAG GGGTGCGAGCAGACTTCTGTGCGCTGCGTGCCTCCAGTCATCTCTAGACGTCGGGTACAAGGAGGCG CAAAACAACCAAGCATTTGAGGAGGAGAAGGCGAAATACCTGGACGATGCGAAGGCATTCGCTGCGAGCCTCGCCAACGGGTACGACGACCCAAACGCCGAGCGCCTTTATTGCCCGGAGTTCCGACCGCAGCGGGGGCCTTGTGCATGTATCCAAAAGTACCTTACCG GGGATGGCTCGGATCAGAAAGTTCGCagtttgctgcagctgctccagGAAGCCAAGAAACTGTCGCAGCAAAAGTGCTACAACTGGGAGGAA GTGAAGCGTGGTGGCAAAAGCCATGCCGTGGGCATGGGCAACGGCCAGAAGCACAGCGAATCTTTCGAGCAGTTTGTGAACGAGCATCGGCCTCGCTTAAGAGAGTTGAAGATGTGCGAGCGAGCAACGCAGAAGATTCTCTTCTACTCCAACAACTTTTTGCACCGATACCTCAAGACAGAGCCAAGC AAAGGGCGACGGGTTCAACGGACCAAGGGCAAGGCTGCACTGGGGAAGCTCAGGAGCCTGGACGAACTGGCTGAGGATAGGTGCTGCCAGCAGAGGTGCGCGGGACTGGCGCGGCGCTACGCTACGCTCGTCAGCCAGTGGCGCGAGCGGTCGCAGCTGGGCCAGACCGAGAACCGCCGTGTACTCGCAGAGATGCTCACCCCCAGCGGACCAAACTCAACAAACTGCTACAAATTCATCTCCTGG GTGACTGGGTGCAGCTACACGACAATCGCCAAGGTCAGCAAACAGATGTTAGCCACTGGAGGTGACCGTGAACCACCACCTCACAAGCTCAAGAAGTTCTGGGACTCTAAAAACGGCACACAAGAAGAAGAAATCGCCGCCCAGAACGAAGCATTGTGA
- the LOC144110372 gene encoding CDAN1-interacting nuclease 1, whose translation MKLATYEAIVQKLHTLNLRNCLDEVQCCFPDVDITTLRSIISAEVQRNTRKTYHILMSPTVANEHYNYFKACVAAYETPGFLLRYADKQGVSPALMARLIIEKHHEGDAELPSKQDINEMLRNSACIQDGALAAEVFICLVNDNIYGPLGDAMKSSIGLEYEIHLKTQLKALGLAFVDEDALRDRGYDKTPDVKLEVPIVVEGTIVTWVESKALFGDPECHRTYSRDQYQSYWNRFGRGLVIYWFGFVDEIVGSRNEGFIIRDHMPKNVVRMEDAMAVEDDPMDNGAFLYF comes from the coding sequence ATGAAGCTTGCCACTTACGAGGCGATCGTGCAAAAGTTGCACACGCTAAACTTGCGCAATTGTTTAGACGAGGTGCAGTGTTGTTTTCCCGACGTGGACATAACCACTCTTCGCAGCATCATCTCAGCCGAAGTCCAGCGGAACACCAGAAAAACGTACCACATCTTAATGTCTCCGACAGTCGCGAACGAGCATTACAACTATTTCAAGGCTTGTGTCGCAGCATACGAAACGCCCGGTTTTCTTTTGCGCTACGCCGACAAGCAAGGTGTCTCGCCAGCCCTCATGGCGCGCCTGATTATCGAGAAGCACCACGAGGGAGACGCGGAACTGCCGTCAAAACAGGACATTAATGAGATGCTCAGAAACAGCGCCTGCATCCAGGACGGCGCGCTGGCGGCCGAGGTGTTTATATGCCTCGTGAACGACAACATCTACGGTCCTCTGGGCGACGCGATGAAAAGTTCCATCGGCCTGGAGTACGAAATCCACTTGAAAACACAGCTGAAAGCCCTGGGGCTGGCCTTTGTGGACGAGGACGCGCTCAGGGACCGCGGCTACGACAAGACTCCCGACGTCAAATTGGAAGTGCCGATCGTGGTGGAGGGAACCATCGTGACTTGGGTAGAGAGCAAAGCGCTGTTTGGCGATCCCGAGTGCCACAGGACTTACTCGCGTGACCAGTATCAAAGCTACTGGAATCGCTTCGGGCGCGGCCTGGTTATTTACTGGTTCGGTTTTGTCGACGAAATCGTCGGCAGCCGTAACGAAGGATTTATAATCCGCGACCACATGCCCAAGAACGTTGTGCGAATGGAGGACGCTATGGCCGTCGAAGATGATCCGATGGACAATGGCGCGTTTCTGTACTTCTAG